One region of Eupeodes corollae chromosome 1, idEupCoro1.1, whole genome shotgun sequence genomic DNA includes:
- the LOC129939967 gene encoding high affinity cationic amino acid transporter 1-like, producing MAACWKALTRRKMPDETESKLSRVLTLFDLTALGVGSTLGLGVYVLAGSVAYEQAGPAVTLSFLFAAIASAFAGLCYAEFAGRVPRAGSAYVYSYVTVGEFVAFTIGWNLILEYVIGTASVARGLSGYLDALINNTMSTTLKEALPINVSFLGEYPDFFSFAMVILLACLLAFGVKESSVLNNIFTCVNLATVCIVLVAGAIKADPGNWALTDVPEGAGVGGFMPYGWAGVMAGAAKCFYGFVGFDCVATTGEEAINPKKNIPLSIVFSLIIIFLSYFGVSTVLTMMWPYYLQNPDAPFPHVFQEVGWITIKWIVTIGAVFALCTSLLGAMFPLPRVLYAMGKDGIIFKFFSKVNSYTKTPLLATIFSGLFAALMALIFDLHQLIDMMSIGTLLAYTIVAICVLVLRYQQDDIVMKNVSVKLPGIVRQLFNLNFIKEPNSLSSNITKIGVVLFSIISIITCVVMKVVEISFDNPTGIIAICVLVAALLLILFSIQRQPVSGAELNFKVPLVPFIPCVSVFFNLYLMFQLDVDTWIRFLVWLAVGYLIYFFYGIRKSTQGIDNKQAQLDIAHQLPENGFNFNHNNYGVGVGKAHSDVVSDKPPNGKRYSVTNNQN from the exons atggCTGCATGTTGGAAAGCGTTAACCCGTCGAAAAATGCCCGACGAGACCGAATCGAAGTTATCCCGTGTCCTTACACTTTTTGATTTGACAGCATTGGGAGTTGGCAGTACTCTCGGTCTGGGGGTATATGTTCTGGCCGGGTCGGTAGCATACGAACAGGCTGGTCCTGCTGTGACTTTATCGTTTCTTTTTGCTGCCATAGCATCGGCTTTTGCCGGTTTATGCTATGCTGAGTTCGCAGGACGAGTCCCGAGGGCAGGAAGTGCCTATGTGTACAGCTATGTAACGGTTGGTGAATTTGTCGCCTTCACTATTGGTTGGAATTTAATTCTGGAGTACGTCATCG GAACGGCCAGTGTTGCGAGAGGTCTGAGTGGATATCTGGACGCGCTGATTAACAATACCATGTCGACAACTCTGAAAGAGGCATTGCCAATTAATGTCAGCTTCCTGGGTGAATATCCGGATTTCTTCTCCTTTGCCATGGTTATCCTATTGGCTTGCCTTTTGGCCTTCGGTGTAAAGGAGTCAAGTGTGCTGAATAATATTTTCACGTGTGTAAATTTGGCTACAGTGTGCATAGTCCTTGTGGCTGGGGCAATTAAAG CTGATCCGGGTAATTGGGCTTTGACTGATGTCCCAGAGGGTGCTGGTGTCGGTGGATTTATGCCATATGGATGGGCTGGGGTTATGGCTGGAGCGGCGAAGTGTTTCTATGGTTTCGTTGGATTCGATTGTGTGGCAACTACTGGCGAAGAGGCTATAaatccaaagaaaaatattccattgtcaattgttttctcacttattattatatttttgtcatattttgGAGTTTCAACTGTTTTGACAATGATGTGGCCATACTATCTACAG AATCCCGACGCACCTTTCCCCCATGTCTTCCAAGAAGTTGGTTGGATAACAATTAAGTGGATTGTAACAATTGGAGCTGTTTTCGCTCTGTGCACCAGTTTGTTGGGTGCAATGTTCCCACTCCCTCGAGTGTTGTATGCCATGGGAAAGGATGGAATTATATTCAAATTCTTCTCCAAAGTAAACAGCTACACCAAGACTCCACTTCTTGCTACTATATTCTCAGGATTGTTTGCAG CTCTCATGGCTCTGATCTTTGATTTGCATCAGCTCATCGACATGATGTCAATTGGAACGCTCCTGGCTTACACTATTGTCGCCATCTGTGTCCTGGTCCTTCGCTACCAACAGGATGATATTGTAATGAAGAACGTCAGTGTCAAGTTGCCTGGTATCGTTAGACAACTGTTTAACCTGAACTTCATCAAGGAACCTAATTCGCTCTCATCGAACATCACCAAAATCGGGGTCGTCCTCTTCAGCATTATCTCCATTATCACCTGTGTGGTCATGAAAGTTGTCGAAATCAGTTTTGACAATCCCACAGGAATCATTGCCATATGTGTCCTTGTTGCCGCTCTTTTGCTCATCTTGTTCTCCATCCAACGGCAACCCGTTTCAGGTGCTGAGCTGAACTTCAAGGTCCCTTTGGTTCCATTCATTCCATGCGTCAGTGTCTTCTTTAATCTCTATTTGATGTTCCAACTGGACGTGGATACTTGGATAAGATTCCTCGTGTGGCTAGCAGTTGGCTACTTAATCTACTTCTTCTACGGAATTCGCAAGTCAACTCAAGGCATCGATAACAAACAAGCCCAACTCGATATAGCCCATCAATTACCCGAAAACGGTTTCAATTTCAATCACAATAATTACGGTGTCGGTGTTGGAAAAGCCCACAGTGATGTCGTGAGCGATAAGCCACCAAATGGCAAGCGCTACAGTGTTACCAACAATCAAAACTAG